A genomic region of Porticoccaceae bacterium LTM1 contains the following coding sequences:
- a CDS encoding DUF481 domain-containing protein has protein sequence MKPLILFSAFLSLPVWATNLAETENKNLDVAGSEAASKAEPPAKIWHGIGSLGFNNSTGNSHAENLFGKIKLVINPQKWRLEWGLEAALGSNGEKQTRQTYINDLQLDYDFSEIRYGFANLHTTRNKYGAFRHQSTFSTGMGWRTIKGERSELSLETGLGVRQTEENVSGLISTEKVVRGKLNWVYQLNDTAKLVENFRFESGMGNTTIESEAGMHLQVSENVGLKVSYRVISNTEVPEGEADTETLTAVSLGYLF, from the coding sequence CTGTCTGGGCCACAAACCTGGCTGAGACAGAAAATAAAAATCTTGATGTGGCAGGCTCTGAAGCTGCATCCAAAGCGGAACCTCCTGCCAAAATCTGGCATGGTATCGGTTCTCTCGGCTTCAATAATTCTACCGGCAATAGCCATGCAGAAAATCTGTTTGGCAAAATCAAGCTGGTCATCAATCCTCAAAAGTGGCGGCTTGAGTGGGGATTGGAAGCTGCACTGGGGTCAAATGGAGAGAAGCAGACTCGCCAGACTTATATAAATGATCTGCAGCTGGATTATGATTTTTCAGAGATCCGTTACGGATTTGCCAACCTGCACACTACGCGCAATAAATATGGAGCATTCCGTCACCAGTCGACTTTCTCTACAGGTATGGGTTGGCGCACAATCAAAGGTGAGCGCAGCGAACTGTCCTTGGAAACAGGTCTGGGTGTTCGCCAGACTGAAGAGAACGTATCCGGGTTGATCAGCACCGAAAAAGTTGTGCGGGGAAAACTCAACTGGGTCTATCAACTGAATGACACAGCCAAACTGGTAGAAAACTTTCGTTTTGAATCCGGTATGGGTAATACCACCATAGAGTCGGAAGCGGGGATGCATCTGCAGGTTTCTGAAAACGTAGGGCTAAAAGTTTCCTATCGAGTGATCAGCAATACAGAGGTGCCAGAGGGCGAGGCGGATACTGAAACATTGACTGCCGTTTCTCTGGGTTATCTTTTCTAG
- a CDS encoding DUF481 domain-containing protein, with translation MKKKFLVAVLAIVPAAACFAEDSSDSWSGEAELGFTRSTGNTDSENLLSRIKINKEYLKWSNELRLEAINSSEDDVRTKESYLMELQANRKFSDLTYAFSNLRHVEDKFGGFRKQSSVSFGMGWNVLREPDHKLKLESGLGYRRSEEQSTEDMPGETQGEPVFVGSAEWVYQLTETTTLSDTFRTEVGSDNTFTENEIAARVKINASLGLKVSYLVRNNSDVPVDTEKTDTLTSISLDYKF, from the coding sequence ATGAAGAAAAAGTTTCTCGTAGCCGTATTGGCAATCGTTCCGGCAGCGGCTTGTTTCGCAGAAGATAGCTCCGATAGTTGGTCTGGCGAAGCTGAGTTGGGTTTTACCCGATCTACCGGTAACACCGATTCTGAAAACCTGCTGTCTCGCATCAAGATCAATAAAGAATACTTGAAGTGGAGCAATGAACTGCGTCTGGAGGCAATCAATAGCTCCGAGGATGATGTTCGCACCAAGGAAAGCTACCTGATGGAGCTTCAAGCCAATCGTAAGTTCTCCGATCTTACATACGCTTTTAGTAACCTGCGTCACGTTGAAGACAAGTTTGGTGGTTTCCGCAAACAATCATCCGTCAGCTTCGGTATGGGTTGGAATGTACTGAGAGAGCCAGACCACAAACTGAAACTGGAAAGCGGTTTGGGTTATCGTCGCAGTGAAGAGCAATCTACAGAAGATATGCCAGGTGAGACGCAGGGCGAACCAGTCTTTGTTGGCAGTGCCGAGTGGGTTTACCAGCTCACTGAAACCACCACACTCAGCGACACCTTCCGTACAGAAGTGGGTAGCGACAACACCTTCACCGAGAATGAAATTGCAGCTCGCGTAAAAATTAACGCGTCACTGGGATTGAAAGTGAGCTACCTGGTACGTAACAACAGCGATGTGCCGGTTGATACCGAAAAGACCGACACGCTGACGTCGATCAGCCTCGACTACAAATTTTAA
- the xseA gene encoding exodeoxyribonuclease VII large subunit translates to MDINELPERQVFTVSQLNRRTRQLLETHLPLIWVEGELSNLACPSSGHWYFTLKDDNAQVRGAMFRNRNGLVRFRPQNGMQVMVRCRVSLYEGRGEFQLIVEHMEEAGLGALQRRFEELKSKLMAEGLFAAEHKKPVPTMPKRIGVITSPTGAAIQDILNILRRRFPSIPVSIYPTAVQGREAIEQIATAIEIANRDNRCDVLIVGRGGGSMEDLWAFNEERVARAIYHSNIPIVSAVGHEVDFTIADLVADLRAPTPSAAAELLSPDGTELMATFAGYQQLLADTVKRQIQALRQKLEHLQRRQRHPGERLREQQQHLDHLEIRLLAAQAKKIQHCQSNLKELTARLSRFHPEVKIAEYKQRTSYLSERLHNAIRLQLKSRQTALAGVAQMLNTVSPLKTLERGYSITLTEQGQVIDSVKEVAIGQTVTARLSDGTLTCTVDAISD, encoded by the coding sequence ATGGATATCAACGAACTCCCAGAACGACAGGTCTTCACTGTCAGCCAGCTCAACCGTCGCACCCGACAGTTGCTTGAAACACACTTGCCACTGATCTGGGTGGAGGGCGAGTTGTCCAACCTCGCCTGCCCCAGCTCCGGCCATTGGTACTTCACCCTCAAAGACGACAACGCCCAGGTTCGCGGGGCAATGTTCCGCAACCGCAATGGCCTGGTACGCTTTCGGCCGCAAAATGGCATGCAGGTTATGGTGCGCTGTCGGGTTAGCCTTTATGAAGGCCGCGGTGAATTCCAGCTGATTGTCGAGCATATGGAAGAAGCCGGACTGGGCGCACTGCAACGGCGCTTTGAAGAGCTTAAAAGCAAGCTCATGGCGGAAGGCTTGTTTGCCGCTGAGCACAAAAAGCCAGTGCCTACCATGCCCAAGCGCATTGGTGTGATCACCTCCCCTACCGGCGCGGCGATTCAGGATATCCTCAATATTCTGCGGCGACGGTTCCCCTCCATCCCGGTATCCATTTACCCAACAGCGGTACAGGGTCGCGAGGCCATAGAGCAAATTGCCACCGCTATCGAAATTGCCAATCGCGACAACCGCTGTGATGTACTGATCGTCGGACGCGGCGGTGGCTCAATGGAAGACCTGTGGGCGTTTAACGAAGAGCGTGTTGCGCGAGCGATTTACCACAGCAACATTCCCATCGTCAGCGCCGTTGGCCACGAGGTCGACTTTACCATTGCCGATCTGGTTGCCGACCTGCGCGCCCCTACTCCTTCGGCGGCAGCTGAGTTATTGAGCCCGGATGGCACGGAGCTTATGGCGACATTTGCTGGCTACCAGCAATTACTGGCGGATACCGTGAAACGCCAGATTCAGGCTTTGCGCCAGAAGCTGGAACACCTGCAGCGCCGCCAACGCCACCCCGGTGAACGGCTCCGCGAACAGCAACAGCACCTGGATCATCTGGAAATTCGCCTGCTGGCTGCCCAGGCCAAAAAGATTCAGCACTGCCAGAGCAATTTAAAAGAGTTAACCGCGCGGCTGTCACGGTTTCACCCGGAAGTAAAAATTGCCGAGTACAAACAGCGCACCAGTTACCTGAGCGAAAGACTGCACAACGCAATTAGGCTGCAACTTAAAAGTCGCCAGACAGCGCTGGCCGGTGTTGCGCAGATGCTGAATACCGTGAGTCCGTTGAAAACACTGGAGCGCGGTTACAGCATTACCCTGACTGAACAGGGACAGGTGATTGATTCAGTTAAAGAGGTGGCAATCGGGCAAACCGTAACCGCTCGATTGAGCGACGGTACACTTACATGCACCGTCGATGCCATCAGCGATTGA
- a CDS encoding DUF2165 domain-containing protein: MAIRILKIILVIFVGLQGWLYVAGNITNWESGLGAVGYVLGMEGHEVYPNHIFPSITNPALVTIAFITIITGEFLVGALSFKGACDLWKARNGSADEFNSAKTFAILGSGMAMVVWFGGFIVIGGALFQMWQTAIGWNSFEGAFVYAAWSAFVLLFVNSPDR, encoded by the coding sequence ATGGCCATTCGAATATTAAAAATCATCTTGGTAATCTTTGTCGGTCTGCAGGGCTGGCTTTACGTCGCTGGCAACATTACTAATTGGGAATCCGGACTTGGCGCTGTTGGCTATGTGCTGGGAATGGAAGGGCACGAGGTCTACCCAAATCATATCTTTCCATCGATCACTAACCCGGCTTTAGTGACAATTGCTTTCATAACTATTATCACTGGAGAGTTTTTGGTTGGTGCGCTCTCGTTTAAAGGTGCTTGTGACCTGTGGAAAGCGCGAAATGGCAGTGCAGATGAATTCAATTCTGCGAAGACTTTTGCAATCTTAGGCTCGGGCATGGCAATGGTGGTCTGGTTTGGGGGTTTTATTGTTATCGGTGGAGCGCTTTTTCAGATGTGGCAGACCGCGATTGGTTGGAATTCGTTTGAGGGGGCTTTTGTTTATGCGGCCTGGAGCGCGTTTGTCCTGCTGTTTGTGAATAGTCCAGATAGGTAG
- the argS gene encoding arginine--tRNA ligase, with protein MSIKQLLSDRIQAAMTACEIPAECSPHVTYSTKPEFGDFQANGVLGAAKRLKTNPRELAQKVVDTLDLNGIADKVELAGPGFINIHLAQPFLAEQLNSSQADKRLGATPADPAQTVVVDYSAPNLAKEMHVGHLRSTIIGDSVVRVLEFLGNKVVRQNHMGDWGTQFGMLIAELEEHLGEGEQAELALKDLETFYQQAKKHFDNDADFADKSRQYVVKLQGGDSHCLKLWQQFIDISVQHSEEIYRALNVTLGHDDIKPESAFNDALPGVIKTLEEKSLAVDDQGAKVVFLEELADKNGNPSPMIVQKSGGGYLYATTDLAAMDYRCHQLNADRILIFTDARQSLHMKQVITASRKAGFASDNLSFEHCPFGTMMGNDGKPFKTRTGGTVKLAELLTEAVERATKLVTEKNPDMPEAQRTEVARKVGIGAVKYADLSKTRTNDYIFSWDSMLSFEGNTAPYLQYAYARIHSIFRRAEIDAEQLNGDITIAEPQEKALAMKLLQLGEVLDQVAADAYPHILCSYLYELASQFMSFYEHCPVLKDDVDTATRASRLLLCKRTADTLACGLELLGIEVMEQM; from the coding sequence ATGAGCATCAAACAGTTACTGTCCGATCGTATCCAGGCCGCCATGACTGCCTGTGAGATTCCTGCCGAGTGCAGCCCCCATGTTACCTACAGCACCAAACCAGAGTTTGGTGACTTTCAGGCCAACGGCGTATTGGGCGCCGCAAAACGCCTGAAAACCAACCCTCGCGAATTGGCGCAAAAGGTTGTCGATACCCTTGATCTGAACGGCATCGCCGACAAAGTCGAACTGGCTGGCCCCGGGTTTATCAATATACATCTGGCACAACCTTTTCTGGCTGAGCAATTAAATAGCTCACAGGCAGATAAACGCCTCGGCGCAACACCCGCCGATCCTGCACAGACTGTGGTCGTGGATTACTCCGCGCCAAACCTGGCCAAAGAGATGCATGTTGGCCACCTGCGCAGCACCATTATTGGTGACTCAGTTGTGCGAGTACTGGAGTTCCTCGGCAATAAGGTAGTTCGCCAGAACCACATGGGTGACTGGGGCACTCAGTTCGGCATGCTGATCGCCGAATTGGAGGAACATCTGGGTGAAGGTGAGCAGGCTGAACTCGCTCTGAAAGACCTGGAGACTTTTTATCAGCAAGCCAAGAAACATTTTGACAATGACGCCGATTTTGCCGACAAATCGCGTCAATATGTAGTCAAGTTACAAGGCGGTGACAGCCACTGCCTGAAATTGTGGCAACAATTTATCGATATTTCGGTTCAGCACAGTGAAGAAATCTACCGCGCCCTGAATGTGACCCTGGGTCACGATGACATCAAGCCGGAAAGCGCCTTCAACGACGCCCTGCCCGGCGTTATCAAGACTCTCGAAGAGAAAAGCCTGGCGGTTGACGACCAGGGCGCCAAGGTTGTGTTCCTGGAAGAGCTGGCCGACAAGAACGGCAATCCAAGCCCGATGATCGTCCAGAAGTCTGGCGGTGGTTACCTCTACGCCACTACTGACCTCGCCGCAATGGATTACCGCTGTCACCAGCTGAACGCCGACCGCATCCTGATCTTTACTGATGCGCGCCAGTCACTGCACATGAAGCAGGTAATAACAGCATCTCGCAAAGCCGGCTTTGCCAGCGACAACCTCAGCTTTGAACACTGCCCGTTCGGCACCATGATGGGCAACGACGGCAAACCATTTAAGACCCGTACCGGTGGCACCGTTAAACTGGCCGAACTGCTGACCGAAGCGGTTGAACGCGCCACCAAACTGGTGACCGAGAAAAATCCGGATATGCCAGAAGCCCAGCGTACAGAAGTAGCTCGCAAAGTGGGTATCGGCGCGGTGAAATACGCCGATCTCAGCAAAACCCGCACTAACGACTACATCTTCAGCTGGGACAGCATGCTGAGCTTTGAGGGCAACACCGCCCCCTACCTGCAATACGCTTACGCACGTATTCACAGCATCTTCCGCCGCGCAGAAATCGATGCAGAACAGCTGAATGGCGACATCACCATCGCCGAGCCGCAGGAAAAAGCCCTGGCCATGAAACTGCTGCAACTGGGTGAAGTACTCGACCAGGTAGCCGCCGACGCCTACCCGCACATTCTGTGCAGTTACCTCTACGAACTGGCCAGCCAGTTTATGAGCTTCTACGAACACTGCCCGGTACTCAAAGACGACGTAGACACCGCCACCCGCGCCAGCCGCCTGCTGCTGTGCAAGCGCACCGCCGACACACTGGCCTGTGGTCTGGAGTTATTGGGTATCGAGGTGATGGAGCAGATGTAA
- a CDS encoding OadG family transporter subunit, with protein sequence MADQLFQQGVDLMLYGMGTVFVFLAILVIATGGMTKFIGRFFPEVIEIPESKPVSQGSGQQSVDSKTLKIIQAAVDKHRGRK encoded by the coding sequence ATGGCCGATCAGTTGTTTCAACAAGGCGTCGACCTGATGCTCTATGGCATGGGAACCGTATTTGTGTTTTTGGCGATCCTGGTGATCGCGACCGGAGGTATGACCAAGTTTATTGGGCGCTTCTTCCCGGAAGTGATCGAAATTCCAGAGTCAAAGCCGGTATCGCAAGGCAGTGGTCAACAGTCTGTCGATTCCAAAACACTGAAGATTATTCAAGCTGCGGTCGATAAGCATCGCGGTCGCAAATAA
- the oadA gene encoding sodium-extruding oxaloacetate decarboxylase subunit alpha, producing MSDSSTQTHNKLGITDVVLRDAHQSLFATRLRLDDMLPIAEKLDKVGFWSLETWGGATFDSCIRYLGEDPWDRIRELKKAMPNTPQQMLFRGQNILGYRHYADDVVEKFVERCATNGVDVFRVFDAMNDMRNLETALKAVKKVGKHAQGTLSYTLSPVHDIETWVSMGKQLEDMGADSIAIKDMAGLLKPYEGYELVSRLKAETDLRIHLHAHATTGLSTATALKCIEAGIDNVDSAISSMSMTYGHSPTESLVAMLEGTYRDTGLNLQLLEEIAAYFRDVRKKYAKFEGSLRGVDSRILVAQVPGGMLTNMENQLRDQGAEDKLDDVLAEIPQVRKDLGYLPLVTPTSQIVGTQAVLNVLTGERYKSLSKETCGVLKGEYGATPAPVNAELQARVLDGAEPVTCRPADLLEPELDKLTAELLDLAKEKGINLAQGDDQIDDVLTYALFPQIGLKFLENRNNPAAFEPVPTGKDVPTTDAGEEIYTVQVEGVDYTVTVSAGGDVSGIVPVAGGASTATQAAAPVTGGEPVPSPLAGNIFKVLVTPGQQVKEGDNIIILEAMKMETAVSAPRDGTIGDINVKEGDAVTVGAPLVTIG from the coding sequence ATGTCCGATTCATCTACCCAAACCCACAACAAGTTGGGTATTACCGATGTCGTATTGCGCGACGCTCACCAGTCACTGTTTGCAACGCGACTCCGTCTGGATGACATGCTGCCGATTGCAGAGAAGCTGGATAAAGTTGGCTTCTGGTCACTGGAAACCTGGGGTGGCGCTACCTTTGACTCCTGTATTCGCTACCTTGGAGAAGATCCTTGGGATCGCATTCGCGAACTGAAAAAAGCGATGCCAAACACGCCGCAACAGATGCTGTTCCGCGGCCAGAATATCCTCGGTTACCGCCACTATGCCGACGACGTGGTTGAAAAATTTGTTGAGCGCTGTGCCACCAACGGTGTAGACGTGTTTCGCGTATTTGATGCCATGAACGATATGCGCAACCTGGAAACTGCCCTCAAGGCTGTGAAAAAGGTTGGCAAGCACGCTCAAGGTACACTTTCATACACATTAAGCCCGGTTCACGATATTGAAACCTGGGTGAGCATGGGTAAGCAGCTTGAAGACATGGGCGCCGATTCCATTGCCATTAAAGACATGGCCGGTCTGCTCAAGCCTTATGAAGGCTATGAACTGGTTTCCCGCCTAAAGGCAGAGACCGATCTGCGCATACACCTGCATGCTCACGCTACCACTGGCCTGTCTACGGCAACTGCACTGAAGTGTATTGAAGCTGGCATCGACAACGTCGATAGCGCCATCTCTTCCATGTCGATGACCTACGGCCACAGCCCCACCGAATCACTGGTGGCGATGCTGGAAGGTACTTACCGCGACACCGGTTTGAATCTGCAGCTGCTGGAAGAGATCGCCGCGTACTTCCGCGATGTGCGTAAGAAATACGCCAAGTTTGAAGGCTCATTGAGGGGTGTTGACTCCCGCATTCTGGTTGCCCAGGTGCCGGGCGGCATGTTGACCAATATGGAAAACCAGCTGCGCGACCAGGGTGCCGAAGACAAGCTTGATGACGTGCTGGCCGAAATACCGCAAGTGCGTAAAGACCTCGGCTACCTGCCACTGGTAACACCTACCTCTCAAATCGTAGGTACCCAGGCGGTACTCAATGTACTGACCGGCGAGCGTTACAAGTCGCTGTCCAAAGAGACCTGCGGTGTTTTGAAAGGTGAGTATGGCGCTACTCCTGCGCCAGTGAATGCCGAGCTGCAGGCTCGCGTTCTGGATGGTGCCGAGCCGGTTACCTGTCGTCCGGCAGACCTGCTTGAGCCGGAACTGGACAAGCTTACTGCTGAGCTGCTCGACCTGGCGAAAGAGAAGGGCATTAACCTGGCTCAGGGCGACGATCAAATTGATGACGTGCTGACCTACGCACTGTTCCCGCAAATCGGTCTCAAGTTTCTGGAAAACCGCAATAACCCGGCGGCGTTTGAACCGGTACCAACTGGTAAGGATGTACCGACCACCGATGCCGGTGAAGAGATTTATACCGTTCAGGTTGAAGGTGTCGATTACACCGTAACCGTGAGTGCGGGTGGTGATGTCAGCGGCATTGTGCCGGTTGCAGGCGGCGCTTCCACTGCCACCCAGGCTGCTGCACCAGTTACCGGTGGTGAGCCAGTACCGTCACCGCTGGCTGGCAATATCTTCAAAGTGCTGGTTACTCCGGGGCAACAGGTTAAGGAAGGCGACAACATCATTATCCTGGAAGCCATGAAAATGGAGACGGCTGTGTCGGCTCCTCGGGATGGCACCATCGGCGATATCAACGTAAAAGAGGGGGATGCAGTCACAGTGGGCGCACCTCTGGTCACTATCGGATAA
- a CDS encoding sodium ion-translocating decarboxylase subunit beta, translating to MEPLLNLWADSGLSQLTAGQAVMMAVGLTLLYLAIKKGFEPLLLVPIGFGTLLVNVPGAGFEAAPVYDALGHMESPGGLMYYIYHVGIESGMFPLIIFMGVGAMTDFGPMLANPRTLFLGAAAQFGIFATVIGAVGLSAAGIFDFSIQDAASIGIIGGADGPTAIFVTSKLSPDLLGAIAVAAYSYMALVPIIQPPIMKALTTPEERKIKMEQLRHVSKTEKIAFPLILLILVALFLPSAAPLLGMFCFGNLMRECGVVSRLSDTTQNALINIVTIFLGLGVGSKMSAEKFLNAETLGILVLGMIAFCIGTACGVLMAKLMNRFGKTPINPLIGSAGVSAVPMAARVSNKVGLESNPHNFLLMHAMGPNVAGVIGSAVAAGVMLSMVGGQ from the coding sequence ATGGAACCATTACTTAACTTATGGGCCGATTCGGGCCTGTCGCAACTGACTGCTGGTCAGGCAGTGATGATGGCCGTGGGCCTGACATTACTGTATCTGGCGATCAAGAAAGGCTTTGAACCACTGCTGTTGGTGCCAATTGGCTTTGGTACCTTGCTGGTAAACGTTCCCGGTGCAGGTTTTGAAGCCGCACCGGTCTATGATGCCCTGGGCCATATGGAGAGCCCGGGTGGTTTGATGTATTACATCTACCACGTAGGGATTGAGTCGGGTATGTTCCCGCTGATTATCTTTATGGGCGTGGGTGCAATGACCGATTTTGGTCCAATGCTTGCCAATCCGCGCACGCTGTTTTTGGGTGCTGCGGCGCAGTTCGGTATTTTTGCCACTGTAATTGGTGCAGTCGGGCTGAGTGCCGCCGGTATTTTCGATTTCAGCATTCAGGATGCGGCTTCCATCGGTATTATCGGTGGCGCCGATGGCCCAACGGCGATTTTTGTTACCAGTAAGTTGTCTCCGGATCTGCTCGGTGCCATTGCGGTAGCAGCGTATTCCTACATGGCGCTGGTTCCGATTATTCAGCCGCCAATTATGAAAGCCCTGACAACGCCGGAAGAGCGCAAAATCAAAATGGAGCAGCTGCGCCATGTTTCCAAAACGGAAAAGATTGCGTTCCCGCTGATTCTGTTGATTCTGGTTGCACTGTTTCTGCCAAGCGCCGCGCCGCTGTTGGGTATGTTCTGTTTCGGCAACCTGATGCGCGAGTGTGGTGTGGTTTCCCGCTTGAGTGATACCACCCAGAATGCCCTGATCAATATCGTAACGATCTTCTTGGGGCTGGGTGTTGGCTCAAAAATGAGCGCCGAGAAATTCCTCAACGCGGAAACGCTGGGTATTTTGGTGCTGGGGATGATCGCTTTTTGTATCGGTACTGCTTGTGGTGTGTTGATGGCAAAATTGATGAACCGCTTTGGCAAAACCCCGATCAACCCCCTGATTGGCTCTGCCGGTGTGTCAGCGGTTCCGATGGCAGCTCGAGTCTCCAATAAGGTCGGGCTGGAATCCAACCCGCACAACTTCCTGTTGATGCATGCCATGGGCCCCAACGTTGCCGGGGTAATTGGCTCGGCGGTTGCCGCTGGTGTCATGCTCTCAATGGTTGGCGGTCAATAA